A window of Nerophis ophidion isolate RoL-2023_Sa linkage group LG17, RoL_Noph_v1.0, whole genome shotgun sequence contains these coding sequences:
- the pmchl gene encoding pro-melanin-concentrating hormone, like encodes MRQSLMSVILAAAILLHSSSSTSPGGLVEDSSSEQDAFASLMSEEAVAADPAADGKARGSRVIVVADPSLWRELQVLRNGMALYKRRADDQSQTGEHRPANQDLSFPILRRDTMRCMVGRVYRPCWEV; translated from the coding sequence ATGAGACAGAGCCTCATGTCCGTCATCCTTGCCGCTGCAATCTTGTTGCACTCTTCTTCTTCCACCTCGCCTGGCGGCCTGGTGGAGGACAGCTCCTCGGAGCAGGACGCCTTCGCCTCTCTGATGAGCGAGGAGGCAGTGGCGGCGGACCCCGCGGCGGACGGCAAAGCCAGAGGGTCCAGGGTCATCGTTGTCGCTGATCCCAGTCTTTGGCGGGAGCTGCAAGTGTTGCGCAACGGCATGGCCCTCTACAAGCGGCGAGCCGATGACCAGAGCCAGACCGGTGAACACAGACCCGCCAACCAGGACCTGAGCTTCCCCATCCTGAGGCGGGACACCATGAGGTGCATGGT